The sequence below is a genomic window from Streptosporangium lutulentum.
CGATACGGAGGGCGGGTGGGACTTCAAGGTTGCAGACGGTCCCGTAGCCGCTTGCCTGCCGGTAGACGACCCGAGGGTCGTCCAATCCTCCATCCCTGAGTCCTCTGTCCCCGGAGAATAGGTGCCTGTCCCTTGGACGCGCCGCCCGCCGAGCCGAGTGACCGCCTTGCCCTCCGGTGACCCGTACGGCCCCCGGGTGATGAGCTTGAATATCGCCCAGGGGCCCGTGGACGCCTGCCGGCCAGTGGACGGAGCAGACGTGTTCTCCTCCGACCCCGAATAGGGGTCCGGGCCTCTGGACACGCCGCCCGCCGGTCTGTCGCGCTGGGAAACGATCACGGTGGATCTGGGAAGCGATCACCCGAACCCCTCTTCCGCCGCAGGCCACGCCTGCTCGTGAACACCCCACAAGGAGCTGTTCTTGAGTTAGCTCAGGAACAGCTGACGAGATCCCGTCCGATCGCTTGATCGGGCGGGATCTCATCGTTTCCGAGGTCCTGGGGCCGCTAAGCGGGCTGATTTCGGCTCGTGCGGTGGCCGTGACGGAGGGCGCTGGTGGTGGTGGACCGCTGTGAGCGCGTGTGGGACCGGCCGGCGGGCGTGCGAAACCCAACGGTCGTCGTGGTGTTGTGCGGTTGGTGGCGGGACGGATCACTCGCGAGGCGGCGGTCTGCTGTCGGCCTCGGGCGGGGCAGGGTCGTGCTCGTCAGGCGTTGTCGTGTCCTGAGGTGCGGGCTCCTCGGTGCGGTCGTGGGCTTGCCGCCAGCTGAGCAGGATGTGCTGGTTGGCCAGACAGACCATGAGCGCGGTCAGCAGCGTTTGGGCCACGCGGCCGTGCGCGAGCCGTTTCATGGGGTCGCCGATATCGATGTGGTGGCCCTTGATTCTGCCGTTGACGCCTTCGGTGTTGGCTCGGATGCTCTTGTAGGCGTCCTGCCAGTTGGGGGTGGGGTAGTGCCGGTCTTGATGGAGCTTGTCTTTGATGCCGAGGTCGCCGGGGCGCAGCGTGATGGTCGACTTCTGGCAGATGCGTGGCAGTTCAGCCAGGGGAAGGGGTCGTTTCCTTTCGTTGTCGGGCAGTAGGATCGTGGGTTTGGCGGCCATGTGGGCGGCGCGCCGGCGGGCGTTGGCCAGATCCACCACTGCGGGAGAAGCAGGAGGGGTGGGGCGCGGACGATCTTGTCATCTGGTCAAGGCCGTAGCAGGCCGATACCGCCAACTTCGGGGCAGGCGCTGCGCCTGCTGCCGGTCGCCGGCACACAACGCATGGACGTGGCCGGCTGAACCGCCTCAGGCCGTCCGCGCCGCGTGCGGACGAGCGGTCAGCCGAGCTTTTGGTGGACGGATGTCCGGCATGGTCATGGGATTCAGCGGGCCAGGTGGTCAGCGTGCCCAGCAGGACCAAGGCCTGGGTGGAGCGGGATGCCAGCTCGGCCGGGTGCGTGATGAGCCGCAGGCCGGGCGGAGGGTTAGGGCGTCGGATCTTGGTCGGCTACTATCTTGTCGGGAGCCCCTCTCATCCGCCACTGTGCTCCACGAACCCCGTACGACCAGGGCATCAAGATGAAAAAGCCGTCAAGGCCCGCACCTGTCCAATCCTTTTCCCAGCCACGTGATCACGACTCCAAACGGGCCTTAGACGATCTCGTCGAGATTGTCGGCGTAGTAAGAGATCGCCCGGCCGTACTCTGGCACAACCTGCCCCTCTACTACTAGCTTCAGTAGCTTGGACACAGCCTCGCGAGCGTCGCCCACGTTGTAGAGCGCCATCGACTGGAACGTCCGCAGGCCCTTGTCACCCGGATACTCTTCCAGCCCCTGCTTGAACGTTTTCAGCGCTTCCTGGTATCTGCCCAGGACGCGGTAGGTGCTGCCCAGACCGAGAAACACGCCGAGCCTGTCCTCGGCGGAGAGCCCATCAGTGGACAGCGCCCGCTCGTAAAACCGCGCCGCCTCGGCCTCCAGGCCCAGCGTGTCGTGGACCCATGCCGTCTGGTAGGCGATCTCCGCATCGTCCGGGTAGCGCTCTGCCAGGGCCAGGAGTTTTTCGCGTGCTTCATCGCGCTTGCTCTCTTCGCGCAGCCTCACTGCTTGAGCCAATGCCGTATCACGCTCGGTATCTACCATCTCGTCACTCCGTTTCCACGCAAAAGTTCTTGCCGCGAGGCCCGGGCATCTAGCCGATGCCATGTCGCAGGGCTCCAGCCTGCCAGACTCAGGTTCGGGCTGGAGCCGTCGGTCCGCGCCGCGATCTTCTGCACCAAGGTCCGCAACAAGGTGCTGTGGGAGTCGGTGTCGTGGGTAGGGCGTTCGCCTTCCACAACTCCAGCGACGTACAGCGAGGACGGCGAGGTGCCGAGGTCGAGTAGGCCGGTCACGGTGTATGTGCGTGAGCTAAGCTCCACCTCATTGCCGTCGATCTCGAACACACGGGCCGGATGGTTCATGGTGGCCTCGGTGATCCGGATCGCTCCTACGGAGCCGAATGTCCTCGCTATGGCCGGGTGCGTCCCGCAACAACACCATGGCCATGACGGCGGTCAGCCAGAGCAACGCCGCAGCGCCGCACAACGCCGTGCTCAGGCCTGAGTGGAACGCCTCCCGTGCCGCCTGGAGCAGGTTGGCCGCCCGCCCCGGAGCGAGCGTTGTTGCGATCGCGACCGCCGAGCCGAGCGAGTCACCCGCCTCGGAAGGTGGGCCGGGCAGCGCGACGCGGTAGACGACCGACACGACCGTGCCCAGCAGCGCGATGCCCAGCCCCGCCCCCAGCTCGAACGATGTCTCCTGGATGGCAGCCGCCTGTCCCGCGTGCTCCTCACTGGCCGCAGACATCACCAGATCCGCGCCGAGCGTCATCACCACCCCGGCCGCCGCCCCCGCGACGATCAGCACAATGGGGACGGCGGGCCCGCCCAGGACCAGCGGGAGAACGGCCAATGCGGCGCCGAGGGCGGCCAGCGCCGCCGCCACGATCGATCGGCGTCCCAAACGCGCAGCCGGCCATGGTGCCGCGCCCGCGCCCACCGCGTTGGCAGCGGCCAGCGGCATGAGCGCCAGCCCGGCCTGGAGTGGAGTGAGCCCGTCAACGAGTTGGAACCACTGGGTGAGGAAGAACAGCAGCGACGTGTAGCACCCGAAGCAGACGAGTACACACACCGTCGCGGCGGTGAACCGGCGGTTGGCGAAGAGGGACAGGTCCAGCAGCGGATCGGAGGCACGCCGCTGCCGCAGCACGAAGATCACCGCAAATGCTACGCCGGCCGACCCGGCGACTGCCGACACCGTCAACGGCTGTTCGGCCACGTGCTTCACTCCATAAACCATGAGACCGAGAGCGGCAATGGACAGCGCGGCGTCCGCCGGGTTCCAGCGGCGCGGCGCGGGAGCCTTGGATTCGGGGATCAGCCGAGCGCCGATGGCCAGCACGAGACCCACGACGGGCAGGTTGACCAGGAAGACCGCGCCCCACCCCCAGCGCTCCACTAGCACACCGCCGAGGACCGGGCCGAGCATGGTGCCCGCACTGTGCGCCGCCGTCCACGCCCCGAGGGCGATCGTTCGCTCGCGGGCGTCGGGGAAGACCATCCTGATGATCGCGACCGTGGCCGCCATGATCATCGCCGCCCCTACGCCGAGCAGCACCCTTGCGCCGATGAGCTGGGCGGTCGTGGCCGAGACCGCCGCGACGGCGGAGGCCATGCCGAACACGGCGAACCCGGCCAGCACCATGCGCTTGCGGCCGATCCGATCGCCCAAGGTGCCGCAGGTCACCAGCAGTGCGGCCACCGTGAGCGAGTAGATGTCGACGATCCACAACACCGCGCTCGCGCCGGGCCTCAACTCCCTGGTCAGGGTGGGCAGGGCGACGTGCAGCACGGTCAGATCGATGCCGATCAGGAACAGGCTCGCGCACATCACCGCGAGGACCGCCCACTTGCGAGGCCGCTGAGCAGTGGAAGGCCGATGAGACCTCTCGTTCTGATGCATGGGCCCCAGCTTGGAAACATTACTACGTATCATGCAAGTACTGTCTTATTTGTGACGTAGTGTCAATCTGTATACCAATAGAGGTACCGAGGTGCGCACCGATCTGTATAACAAGCCGGACAACTGCATGGTAGAGGTCGCCATGGAGATTCTCGGTGGACGCTGGAAGCTGGCGATCGTGTACAAACTGCTGCAGGGCACGCATCGGTTCGGTGAACTCAAGCGTGAAATGCACGGCATCACCCCACGTATGCTCACCCGGCAACTTCGGGAACTGGAGGAGGACGGGATCCTTTCGCGGATGGTCTATCGCGAGGTGCCACCCCGAGTCGAATACTCCCTCACGTGCACGGGCCGGAGCCTGGAGAAGATCGTCAATCTGCTCGACAGATGGGGCAGGTCCTACCTTGAAGACCATCCCGACGCGGGTCCGTCCTGATCCTGGGCTGCAAACCTCCTGGACGGCTGACCGCATCGCCCTGCGGCGCCAGTCGTGCCGCTAGAGGGTGTCTGAAAGCGTTAGGTTGGCCCCGGGTGAGGCGATGAAGCAGGGTGAATGACATGGCCAGGTAGATGCAAGTCGTGCGGCAGCAGCCGCCAGGCGCACCCGGCCCGCAACCGATACGCCAGCGCATTGACGATGGGCCCTCCCTCCGGAGTGTGGACATCTTGAATGCCAGATCATGGAGATCTGGAGACCAAGGAGTTCCTCTTGGCCATGGAGGCCTACTCAGCTGAGTTCAAGGCGGACGCCGTCGCGTTGTACCTGTCGGACCCGGCGCGGACGTATGCGTCGGTGGCCAATGACCTGGGCGTCAATCGTGAGACGCTGCGCCTGTGGGTGCGCCAGGCGCAATCTGCCGGCACGGCCGTCAAGAAGATGGGCCCGGTGAAGAAGCCGCCGGCGGATCGGTAACGTCCGATGACGTGGTGGAAGAGGAGAACAAGCAGCTGCGGGCCCGGATCCGGGAACTGGAGCGCGACTGGGGTTTTACCGGTGGCTGGGCGCCGCGGCGGCACGGGCCGCTCGGGCTGCCGCCGATGCGGCGCTCGCGGCGGAGATTGAGATGTACCCCGATCAGCCGAGGTCCGCGTCGTGCACCAGGATCGCCGCCTGCACCCTATTGGCCCGGCTTGGCGGGAAGCCGGCTGACGTGCGCCCTCACCGTTGCCTCTGTCAGCTTGAGTTTCCGCCCGATCTCCGCGTTCGGCAGGCCACGGGCCAGTGTCCTGACCACGTCTTCCTCCCTGGCGGTCGGTGACGCGAGCTGGTTGCGCGCGGGCTCCGTGCGGGAGGGAGTCTTGCCGACGAACGAGGTGATCAGCCGCTTGATGACGATGGGGACAGCATGGCCTGGCCCTCCGCGACGGTCGTACGGCGGCGGCCAGTTCCCGGGGGTGTCCTTGAGCAGGAAGCCGACGGCGTGCACACGCGCGACCTCGGGATCGACCGAAGCGGTCCGGCTCATCGCGTATCCCCAGTCGACCTTGACGCTGAGCACGTTCGCGGTCACCTGATGAAGCGTGACCAGGGCCGGAGCGCAGGGGGTTACCGTGTCTGCAGGAGGGGCCGTTGAGTATCTGCCGATGACTGTGGACAGGAATGATCAATGCCTTCCGACCGCGGATGAGGAAGCGCGCTTCTGGAGGGTGCTCGAGGCAGCGTGGACGCTACCGTGCCCGGCATGGGATTCTCCACCTCTTGCCGAACGACCGAATGATCAGAACGACGTTCTGCCGGCCCTAAGCCCGCCGTGACGGACGACAAATAACTCAAAACTTCCTATCCGCTTCCGAGTGCCTTCGGCTGGAGGCCGCCGCGTCGCGCGCCGCGCGCGGGCGAAAGCGCCTGGTCCGTGCGGACACCTCGGTCATCCGGTCGACGCGGAAGCCGCGCCAGTCGTCGCGATCGAGGTCGTAGGCGAGGAGGTCCCAGCGCCGGTCGTAGGCGACCAGGCGGTAGGGCTCGACCCACCTCGGTCGAACCTCGCTCCCGGACGGGTAGGCGAAGCCGGCCTCCACCTCGTCGCGGCAGGCTCTGGCCAGCGTCA
It includes:
- a CDS encoding tetratricopeptide repeat protein, with the protein product MVDTERDTALAQAVRLREESKRDEAREKLLALAERYPDDAEIAYQTAWVHDTLGLEAEAARFYERALSTDGLSAEDRLGVFLGLGSTYRVLGRYQEALKTFKQGLEEYPGDKGLRTFQSMALYNVGDAREAVSKLLKLVVEGQVVPEYGRAISYYADNLDEIV
- a CDS encoding MFS transporter yields the protein MHQNERSHRPSTAQRPRKWAVLAVMCASLFLIGIDLTVLHVALPTLTRELRPGASAVLWIVDIYSLTVAALLVTCGTLGDRIGRKRMVLAGFAVFGMASAVAAVSATTAQLIGARVLLGVGAAMIMAATVAIIRMVFPDARERTIALGAWTAAHSAGTMLGPVLGGVLVERWGWGAVFLVNLPVVGLVLAIGARLIPESKAPAPRRWNPADAALSIAALGLMVYGVKHVAEQPLTVSAVAGSAGVAFAVIFVLRQRRASDPLLDLSLFANRRFTAATVCVLVCFGCYTSLLFFLTQWFQLVDGLTPLQAGLALMPLAAANAVGAGAAPWPAARLGRRSIVAAALAALGAALAVLPLVLGGPAVPIVLIVAGAAAGVVMTLGADLVMSAASEEHAGQAAAIQETSFELGAGLGIALLGTVVSVVYRVALPGPPSEAGDSLGSAVAIATTLAPGRAANLLQAAREAFHSGLSTALCGAAALLWLTAVMAMVLLRDAPGHSEDIRLRRSDPDHRGHHEPSGPCVRDRRQ
- a CDS encoding winged helix-turn-helix transcriptional regulator, producing the protein MRTDLYNKPDNCMVEVAMEILGGRWKLAIVYKLLQGTHRFGELKREMHGITPRMLTRQLRELEEDGILSRMVYREVPPRVEYSLTCTGRSLEKIVNLLDRWGRSYLEDHPDAGPS
- a CDS encoding transposase, which codes for MPDHGDLETKEFLLAMEAYSAEFKADAVALYLSDPARTYASVANDLGVNRETLRLWVRQAQSAGTAVKKMGPVKKPPADR
- a CDS encoding response regulator transcription factor → MTANVLSVKVDWGYAMSRTASVDPEVARVHAVGFLLKDTPGNWPPPYDRRGGPGHAVPIVIKRLITSFVGKTPSRTEPARNQLASPTAREEDVVRTLARGLPNAEIGRKLKLTEATVRAHVSRLPAKPGQ